A genomic segment from Stenotrophomonas maltophilia encodes:
- the mnmE gene encoding tRNA uridine-5-carboxymethylaminomethyl(34) synthesis GTPase MnmE, whose amino-acid sequence MSDAIRTDTIVAIASAPGAGGVGLLRLSGPRAAAIANALGAPALRPRHAHYARLRDADGEVIDDGIVLWFPAPNSFTGEEVVELQGHGSPVLLQQLVARCIGLGARQARPGEFSERAFLNGKLDLAQAEAIADLIAAGDNRAARAARRSLDGVFSRRIDAVIEQLVLLRIHVEAAIDFADEPLDTLGGAQVRRGLEQARADLALLRRDAERGRRLRDGLHAVLIGPPNAGKSSLLNALAGSERAIVTDIAGTTRDTLRETIRLDGLELTLVDTAGLRDGGDAIEREGMRRAHVEIERTDLALIVLDARDPAAGEAALGEAVAAVPHKVYIHNKSDLLDVLPALDDPDRVFVSAATGAGLEDLHARLRSIASAGAGEQVDGEFSARTRHVDAIERAQEHAQRADGELAHEHLELAAEELRLAHDALGEITGQMSADDLLGRIFSSFCIGK is encoded by the coding sequence ATGAGCGACGCGATCCGTACCGACACCATCGTGGCCATCGCCAGTGCCCCCGGCGCCGGGGGGGTTGGTCTGCTGCGCCTGTCCGGCCCGCGTGCCGCGGCGATCGCCAATGCGCTGGGCGCGCCTGCACTGCGCCCGCGCCACGCGCACTACGCACGCCTGCGCGACGCTGATGGCGAAGTCATCGACGATGGCATCGTGCTGTGGTTCCCGGCACCGAACAGCTTCACCGGCGAAGAGGTGGTGGAACTGCAGGGCCACGGCAGCCCGGTGCTGCTGCAGCAACTGGTCGCGCGCTGCATTGGGCTCGGTGCGCGCCAGGCGCGACCGGGTGAGTTCAGCGAACGGGCGTTTCTCAATGGCAAGCTCGACCTCGCCCAGGCCGAGGCCATTGCCGACCTGATCGCCGCCGGCGACAACCGCGCCGCACGCGCGGCGCGCCGTTCGCTGGATGGTGTGTTCTCGCGCCGGATCGACGCGGTGATCGAACAGCTGGTGCTGCTGCGCATCCATGTCGAAGCGGCCATCGACTTCGCCGACGAACCGCTGGACACGCTCGGCGGCGCGCAGGTGCGGCGTGGCCTGGAGCAGGCACGCGCCGACCTGGCCCTGCTGCGGCGGGACGCCGAACGCGGTCGCCGCCTGCGCGATGGCCTGCATGCGGTGCTGATCGGTCCGCCGAATGCCGGCAAGAGCTCACTGCTCAATGCCCTGGCTGGCAGCGAGCGCGCCATCGTCACCGACATCGCCGGTACCACCCGCGACACCCTGCGCGAGACCATCCGCCTGGACGGCCTGGAGCTGACCCTGGTCGACACCGCCGGCCTTCGCGACGGCGGTGACGCCATCGAACGCGAAGGCATGCGCCGCGCCCACGTGGAAATCGAGCGCACCGACCTGGCGCTGATCGTGCTGGATGCGCGCGATCCGGCGGCCGGCGAAGCGGCACTGGGCGAGGCCGTGGCGGCGGTGCCGCACAAGGTCTACATCCACAACAAGTCGGATCTGCTGGACGTGCTGCCGGCGCTGGATGATCCGGACCGCGTGTTTGTTTCAGCTGCGACCGGCGCCGGGTTGGAAGATCTGCATGCGCGCCTGCGCAGCATCGCCAGCGCCGGGGCAGGCGAGCAGGTGGACGGCGAATTCTCTGCGCGTACGCGACACGTGGATGCGATTGAACGCGCGCAGGAACATGCGCAGCGCGCCGATGGCGAGCTGGCCCACGAGCACCTGGAACTGGCCGCCGAGGAACTGCGGCTGGCCCACGATGCGCTGGGCGAGATCACCGGGCAGATGAGTGCCGATGATCTGCTGGGAAGGATCTTCTCCAGTTTCTGCATCGGGAAGTAA